AACCGATAATGCCACTCAGCAAAAAAACAGGACATACTATATGGTTCAGTCATTTAGCCAACCACAGCACAAATGTTATACGGCTAGGCAATTGGGGATGACGAATCAGCATTCAGTATTGGTGTATCAACCAGCGTCTAAGAGATCTCAGATAACTACATTCCAAGGCTAATGCAATCACAGGTATTCTGATTTTTATTCATATAACCTTCAGCATCTGTATAAAATCACGGGCATGCAACTTCCTATTGGATATTACGGCACACAACATATGCTCCCTTCATCTTGCTCTACGGTACACACCATATGCCACAGCAATAGTAGCCACCGCACCCACCACAGCAACAGTTGTGAGGACTTGGCGCTGCTCCCATTTCCCGGTCCAGGCAGAGAGTCCTTGTGGTTCCTTGTCTGTCTTCTCCACAACCTCATTCATGCAGCACGAGAAACCATTAGCACCTTGGCAACAGCCTCCCACGTTTTTTGTTGTTTCTCCAGTAGCAACCTCTTGAGGCTGTTGCTCATGGTTGTTTGCGCCTGTTCCATTAGCAACCTTTGGTTCCTCAACCTTTTCAGCTTCTTTGACAGCTACACCCATCTGCCCCCTGGAAAAGAGCCACAATACTTCCAGTGTTAATAAATAATGAAACCCTACTCAATCATTATTCAAAAACGAAGTTACCATATTGTCTGAATCAGATCACAAAAATAAATAGGTGCTCAGTTCATCGTGAGAAGTTTAAAGTTTTCTACATGGTAGTGGGCTTTGTATGTTGTTTCATGAGTAAAGCAAAACAAGATGTATGTAGCTTTTCGCCTTTGAGATGTAGTTGATCCAATGGACATATAATTCAAAACCATTCAGAACATCATTGCTGCTCTTACTACGACCCAAAGAGATCTTGAAAATCACTTTTAGTTTTGTTTGCCAGAGAAGTGAAATAGAGGCTTCAACTAGCCTGCAGCTTTAAACATGACATTGGTTCTTAAGTCATACTACTATCAAGGAAGAAAATACAAACCTCCAGATCCGCTCAATGACTTCTCCCTTCCCAATTTGTGTATCAATTAATTCAAGAACATCACTAGGTGTGACATACCCATACctgcagaaagaaaaagaagatattattactattatgaTAGTCGATAGACTTCTTTAATATAGATATACATGCAATACAGCTTAACATGTGTTCAAGCAGTCCTGAGCATATTTGAGTAACATCACACTGCAATTAGATGCAGAGTCCTTACCAGTTGCCAGCAACCTTTCCATCAGAATCAGCACTAAAGATTATCACATTTCCTGCATACTTGTGTCCTCCTATATGCGAGCAAGCAGTCACAAAGACAGGATTGCTCAAATTCTTGGATGCAATCTCCTCTTTGAACTTTTCAATTAAAGGTGGGCCACAGACACCACATCTCCTGTCTCGTTGGTTATGAgcacaaacaaacacatatgAACCATTCAACTCCTCCTGTACTCCAGAAAGCCAAGGTTTTCCACTCACTAGTACGTCCTCAACAAAGCTATCGACATCTGACTCTGTCAGACCCCTtcacaaacaaaacacaaagcTTAAAAGCTGTTAGAAGTTACTAAATCAAGGAGCCAATATAAAGATACAATCATGTGATTCATGATTAGATCCCCTTAACATGCACCCAAACactatataaatatagaaaagatGCTTATAAAGTACAGGCCAACCAATTGGTCATCAGGTGTGTGTTAGCATACCAACAGTTACAGAATTGACAATAGGAAGGTCAGGCAGCACCATTTTCTTCTGTTTAGGATTTTACATAAACCTATAATAGCTATGTTTAAATTAAGTATCACTCAGTGTTTGTAAACtttcatttcaaaatttaaCGCATTTATCTCTACTAAATAAGTAAATCAATTGGGAAATTTGCAAAAGCAGTAATATCATATGAACTTTTATCCCATGGTCTATGAATATCTCAGAATAACACTGTATTTGGCTTCATAagtttttttagtaattgaataGCTTTGACAAAAAAACAGCACTGTTTTTGCTTATTAAATTAAAGAGCCAATTAAACTAAACCCGAACAACTCAATGCGCCCCGTAGCCATGGGTGGCCCTGAATTTCTTGATCAATCACTCCATTTGATACGGATACCTGCCTACTGTGAGTCTGTGACACACAGTCAGCCCCTATGTGGGCATCTCAGTGACATTTCACAACACTGGTGAACCAAGTCCAGATAAGGAATCAAGTTCTGTTAATACCTGTATACAATCATCTGAGGGAAAATGAGAACATCGCCATCCGACAAGTTCATATCATGGGCTGCCTCGCATATGGTCAAACGAGTCTGCAATTCGGAAATCATCAAAACTTTTAGGTATCATGATTGCCTTTCTCAATTTCAgatctcaaatataaatatgcCTAACCTAATGAGGCGACATATCATATTATATCAAGAAACAGAAAACAGCAGCATATCCAAAATTGAAATCTAAACATGAACTATTCACCAAGTTCGGTCAGTCAAAAAACTGAATCAAACAGCAAACAGCGCCATGATGTGAGCGATCAAGCTATATAAGAACAGCAATAGAATACCATAAATCAATAACAGAACATACATATCAAACCACACAAAAATTAGGTTTAGCTGAACCGATAGTAAAAGCCTAAAAACTGATTCAGCTACATACCTAAACCATGTGTATTAACATGAAATGCAGACTACGTTACTGAACATCCAAcgaaaattaaaatatcaaaatctgaagaaaaaaAGAGCTAAAAATAAGCCTATTTGTTAGGCTGACCTTGATTTTGTTATCGCTCCTACGAGCTTTGAGAGCGGAAGCGAACTTCTTAGGTAGCGGATCGGAGTCGGAATCCTCGACTTTGGACGGCCACGAGTCGTGTGACTTGTAGCAGAGGAAGACGTGGCGCTCGAAGTAGTCAACGGTGCCGGCGAGGTTTGTCTGGAACATCTCGCTGCGCTCAAATCCGTACTTGGCGTCGTCGTCGTCCGCGGCAACGACGGCGGTGTAAGTCTTGGGTTCTCCGGCCATGACGATGGAAATGGGCTTGATTGAGAGTTttggaagatttttggagagGTGTTTAGAGGAGATGCAGGGGAGATATAAGCGTGTGATTGGGGAGAAAAAGAATCGCGTTGAGCACATGATGTAAAATCGCTGTTTAAAACTCAATGCTCACACACGCCCAaccaataaaaaacacacactgATATTGTGCGCGTGACCTACCGGTCATACTGACTCAATTCAATtttctattattaaaaattttcgCCGACCTACTATTGGCTATTGTCTCTACATTTTcgaaaagtttttattttaacaTTTCCTTGATTATTTTTTGCGCATTTTGAACATACGAACCGAACCCATGTTAACAATTGatatctatttttaaaaatttaaaaaaaaacagt
This portion of the Salvia splendens isolate huo1 chromosome 10, SspV2, whole genome shotgun sequence genome encodes:
- the LOC121750927 gene encoding altered inheritance of mitochondria protein 32-like gives rise to the protein MCSTRFFFSPITRLYLPCISSKHLSKNLPKLSIKPISIVMAGEPKTYTAVVAADDDDAKYGFERSEMFQTNLAGTVDYFERHVFLCYKSHDSWPSKVEDSDSDPLPKKFASALKARRSDNKIKTRLTICEAAHDMNLSDGDVLIFPQMIVYRGLTESDVDSFVEDVLVSGKPWLSGVQEELNGSYVFVCAHNQRDRRCGVCGPPLIEKFKEEIASKNLSNPVFVTACSHIGGHKYAGNVIIFSADSDGKVAGNWYGYVTPSDVLELIDTQIGKGEVIERIWRGQMGVAVKEAEKVEEPKVANGTGANNHEQQPQEVATGETTKNVGGCCQGANGFSCCMNEVVEKTDKEPQGLSAWTGKWEQRQVLTTVAVVGAVATIAVAYGVYRRAR